In a single window of the Streptomyces sp. NBC_00094 genome:
- a CDS encoding carbon-nitrogen hydrolase family protein, whose protein sequence is MRTLAIAALQTAPVPFDLDATWSRFAQQVRTVRELFPHVQLVVVPELQLAAEGPLLAAAPEDWMERSAVTVPGPLTDRLCELAVETGLWLVPGSVFERTDDSTIHNTALAISPEGEIAARYRKVFPWQPYERAEPGDSFTVFDMPGVGRVGLAICYDGSFPETMRQLAWLGAEIVIQPTLTTTRDREMEIVCARANAWTNQLYVVNVNASDPAGVGGSLIVDPEGTVRQQAGPGEEVLVDVLDLDTVTRVRRYGSAGINRPWSQLARYGSTIDLPMYGGTFRTPAWLKETEEGERAAVRYQR, encoded by the coding sequence ATGCGTACCCTGGCCATCGCCGCGCTGCAGACCGCACCCGTTCCGTTCGACCTCGACGCCACCTGGTCCCGGTTCGCCCAGCAGGTCCGGACCGTCCGCGAGCTCTTCCCGCACGTCCAGCTCGTCGTCGTACCGGAACTGCAGCTCGCCGCGGAGGGACCCCTGCTCGCCGCGGCACCCGAGGACTGGATGGAGCGGTCCGCCGTCACCGTCCCCGGACCGCTCACCGACCGGCTCTGCGAGCTGGCCGTGGAGACCGGCCTGTGGCTGGTGCCCGGCAGCGTCTTCGAGCGCACGGACGACAGCACGATCCACAACACGGCCCTGGCGATCTCCCCGGAGGGCGAGATCGCCGCGCGCTACCGCAAGGTCTTCCCCTGGCAGCCGTACGAACGGGCCGAGCCCGGCGACTCGTTCACCGTCTTCGACATGCCCGGGGTGGGCCGCGTGGGCCTGGCCATCTGCTACGACGGCTCCTTCCCCGAAACCATGCGCCAACTGGCCTGGCTCGGCGCCGAGATCGTCATCCAGCCCACCCTGACCACCACCCGCGACCGCGAGATGGAGATCGTCTGCGCCCGGGCCAACGCCTGGACCAACCAGCTGTACGTCGTCAACGTCAACGCCTCCGACCCGGCGGGCGTGGGCGGAAGCCTGATCGTCGACCCGGAGGGCACCGTCCGCCAGCAGGCCGGCCCGGGGGAGGAGGTCCTGGTCGACGTCCTGGACCTCGACACGGTCACCCGCGTACGCCGGTACGGCTCGGCGGGCATCAACCGCCCCTGGAGCCAGCTCGCCCGGTACGGATCGACCATCGACCTCCCCATGTACGGAGGGACGTTCCGCACGCCCGCCTGGCTCAAGGAGACGGAGGAGGGCGAGCGGGCCGCCGTTCGATATCAGCGGTGA
- a CDS encoding APC family permease, whose amino-acid sequence MTLDPHDAGTTGTTDPGPRTGTSAPPGKGLRSGSVGLLGAVALGLSSTAPAYSLAVTLGLVTMTVGHLAPAALLIGFVPILLTAFAFRELNRDMPDCGTTFVWNTRAFGPWVGWLVGSWVPTMATLFAMTALAQVGATYLLAALGLDTLAGNDTAVTVTALVLLGGATVLARRGLQIATGVQYVLLALQLVALFGLGIAAFARPGAAAPSLSWLNPFAFDGAGPFAEAVLLCLFIYWGWDALITVNEETSDADRVPGRAVLISTFVLLGTYLFTAFAAVGYAGTGTTGIGLGNPDNATDVLAALAPPLLGGAMATGVQLAVCVSALSAMLTCLVGSPRGFLSMTAHGALPKAFGRVHPRYRTPAVGTVFFGAATAVALVVLKLASPRFLGDAILSIGLLIACYYGATAFACVWHFRHRLNGSARDLLFKGVLPLLGGLMMLAALARSAYDMVDAAYGSTSFHGVGGVFLLGVGAMVLGLPVVVLIRARHPRFFREGRTSVAPPTPTESPRNES is encoded by the coding sequence GTGACGCTCGACCCGCACGACGCCGGCACGACCGGCACCACCGACCCCGGTCCGAGAACCGGCACATCCGCCCCGCCCGGCAAGGGCCTGCGCAGCGGCAGCGTGGGCCTGCTCGGCGCCGTCGCACTCGGGCTCTCCTCCACCGCCCCGGCCTACTCCCTCGCCGTCACGCTCGGCCTGGTCACGATGACGGTCGGGCACCTGGCCCCCGCCGCGCTGCTCATCGGCTTCGTACCGATCCTGCTCACCGCGTTCGCCTTCCGTGAGCTCAACCGCGACATGCCGGACTGCGGCACCACCTTCGTGTGGAACACCCGGGCCTTCGGGCCCTGGGTCGGCTGGCTCGTCGGCAGCTGGGTGCCCACCATGGCCACCCTCTTCGCGATGACGGCGCTGGCCCAGGTCGGCGCCACGTACCTGCTCGCCGCCCTCGGCCTGGACACCCTGGCCGGCAACGACACCGCCGTGACGGTCACCGCCCTCGTCCTGCTCGGCGGGGCGACGGTCCTGGCCCGCCGCGGCCTGCAGATCGCCACCGGAGTCCAGTACGTGCTCCTGGCGCTGCAGCTCGTGGCCCTGTTCGGACTGGGCATCGCGGCCTTCGCCCGCCCCGGCGCCGCAGCGCCCTCGCTGTCCTGGCTCAACCCCTTCGCGTTCGACGGGGCCGGCCCGTTCGCCGAGGCGGTACTGCTGTGCCTCTTCATCTACTGGGGCTGGGACGCGCTGATCACCGTGAACGAGGAGACCAGTGACGCGGACCGCGTGCCCGGCAGGGCCGTGCTGATCTCCACCTTCGTCCTGCTGGGCACGTATCTCTTCACCGCGTTCGCCGCCGTCGGCTACGCGGGAACCGGCACCACCGGGATCGGCCTCGGCAACCCCGACAATGCCACGGATGTCCTGGCGGCCCTCGCGCCGCCCCTCCTCGGCGGCGCCATGGCCACCGGAGTGCAGCTCGCCGTCTGTGTCAGCGCCCTGTCCGCGATGCTCACCTGCCTGGTCGGCAGCCCCCGCGGCTTCCTGTCGATGACGGCCCACGGAGCACTGCCGAAGGCCTTCGGCCGCGTCCACCCCCGGTACCGCACACCCGCTGTCGGCACGGTCTTCTTCGGCGCCGCCACCGCCGTGGCGCTGGTGGTCCTGAAGCTCGCCTCGCCGCGCTTCCTGGGCGACGCGATCCTCTCCATCGGACTGCTGATCGCCTGCTACTACGGCGCCACCGCGTTCGCCTGCGTCTGGCACTTCCGGCACCGGCTGAACGGCTCCGCGCGCGACCTGCTGTTCAAGGGCGTACTGCCGCTGCTCGGCGGCCTGATGATGCTCGCGGCCCTGGCGCGGAGCGCGTACGACATGGTCGACGCCGCCTACGGCAGCACCTCCTTCCACGGCGTCGGCGGCGTCTTCCTCCTGGGCGTAGGAGCGATGGTCCTGGGGCTGCCGGTGGTCGTCCTGATCCGCGCCCGCCACCCCCGCTTCTTCCGCGAGGGCAGAACCTCCGTCGCTCCGCCGACCCCCACCGAATCCCCCCGGAACGAAAGCTGA
- a CDS encoding TetR/AcrR family transcriptional regulator: MAAGKQRREARRAELNAAVHRALLARGLDGLRLRDVADEAGVTPAAVLYYGDLDTLVYETYQQAIERYSQERERAADRFTDAREQLRACIDLGPATGPDDALTRLLYEYWPRCLRDAKAAALDSALTERQISVYYGVLVLGQGQGHFTLTDPPRLLAANFVAMEDGYQMEILAGRRTRTEVVTALRSYARAVTGHDLG, encoded by the coding sequence ATGGCAGCAGGGAAGCAACGCAGGGAAGCCCGCCGGGCGGAGCTCAACGCGGCCGTGCACCGGGCGCTCCTGGCGCGCGGTCTGGACGGCCTGCGGCTGCGGGACGTCGCCGACGAGGCGGGAGTGACCCCCGCGGCGGTGCTCTACTACGGCGATCTGGACACGCTCGTCTACGAGACGTACCAGCAGGCCATCGAGCGGTACAGCCAGGAGCGGGAGCGGGCCGCCGACCGTTTCACGGACGCCAGGGAGCAGCTCCGCGCCTGCATCGACCTCGGCCCGGCCACCGGCCCGGACGACGCGCTGACGCGCCTGCTGTACGAGTACTGGCCGCGCTGCCTGCGCGATGCCAAGGCGGCCGCCCTGGACAGCGCGCTGACCGAGCGGCAGATCTCCGTCTACTACGGGGTCCTGGTGCTGGGCCAGGGGCAGGGCCACTTCACGCTCACCGACCCGCCCCGGCTCCTCGCGGCCAACTTCGTCGCCATGGAGGACGGCTACCAGATGGAGATCCTGGCGGGCCGGCGTACGCGTACGGAGGTCGTCACGGCCCTGCGGTCGTACGCGCGCGCGGTGACCGGCCACGACCTGGGCTGA